The genomic stretch GTAGCTGTTGTCCTTGCGGCTGTCGATCAGGCCGTCGTTCATGCGGGTGATGTAGTTGTGGTCGATCCAGATGTGGTGGGCGGTGTCCATCTGGATGCCGTCGTAGTCGTAGAGGTCGTCGCCGGGGTCGTCGTCGGCCATCCGGGTGTCGCGGATGGTCAGGTTCCTGATGATGACGTTGCTCACGCCGGCGCCGAGGAAGAAGCCGCCGTTGACGATGTGGCCGCTGGTGCCGACGCCGACGATGGTCTTGTTGGAGGCGACCTTGATCTCGGTGCCGTACGGCGTGACGGTGATCGGGCCGCCGACCTTGATGATGTAGGGGGCGCTGGCGGTGGCGTACCGGACCAGGTCGGCGTAGGTGGTGACGGTGACCGTGGCGCCGCCCGCGCCGCCCGTGGTGGTCGTCAGGCCGTTGCCGCTGGTGGCGGCGAAGCCGTCGGCATTGTCGGACCAGGCGTGTCCGCCGGCCGGGGTGAACAACCATTGTTTGTTGGTGTTGGCGGTGCAGGTCTCCTGGATGATCGCCGCTCCCGAGGACGTGGAGGCGCCCTGGTCGCTCATGCACAGGCCGCTGGCGACGCTGATGATCTGGTACGTGCCGGTGCCGGACGGGGTCAGCCGCCACTGCTGGTTGGGCTTGGTGCCGTCACCGCATCCCCACTGCTGCAGGCGTACCCCCGAAGTAGTGGAACCGCTGGGGACGTCCACGCAGCGTCCGCTGTTGACGTTGACCAGGTTGTAGATGCCCGAGCCTGCCGAGCGGAGGGTGAACTGCTGCCAGGTGGCACCCGAGCACCCCCACTGCTGCAACAACGCGCCGTTGTCCACGGATCCGCCCACCACGTCCAGGCACATGCCGCTCTTGGTCACCTTGAGCTGATAGACGCCGCCCGGCACGGGCACGTCCGCCTGCGCCGCCGGTGGGGCCGACCACCAGGCGATCGCCGTGAGCAGGGCGAGGCCTGCGTGCTTGCGCACGAACATGTCGTGTGCTCCTTCCTCGTAGCCACCGAGGAAGAAGCACGTCCAAGAGATCTGTCAACTGAACAACCGCGATCGGGCCGGAAAACCCATGGTCGCGGATGAAACTTTCACGTGGAGGCCCGTGCCGGGCCGTCCGGCGAGCGCAGCCGGCCTTCCGGCTGCTCAGCCGCGAAAATTTCGAAATTGCGGGAATCCTGCCTGCTAGCAGGGTGAGCGGGCGTTTTCCTGCCGTTGACGTTGCGTTCGGGCTGACGCAACGTTTCCTCCGACTGATCGCACCGCCCCGCCGGAGGCTCCTGATGAAACGCCCCACCCTGCTCGTCCTGCTCGCGGTGGTGCTGGCGGCGGCCGTCCCGTCCCCGGCCACGGCGGACACGCCGTGGTCCGGACGCGCCGACGGGTTCGCCGGGCTGAACGCGCTCGGCGTGGACGGCACCACCGGTGGGGCGGCCGGCCCGACCGTGACCGTGGACAACCAGGCCGACCTGGAGCGGTACGCCACGGCAGCGGAGCCGTACGTGATCAAGGTCAGGGGCTCGATCCGCATGGAGCCCTACGGCAAGGAGATCGCGGTCGCCTCCGACAAGAGCATCGTCGGCGACGGCGTCGGCGCCGAGATCGTCCAGGGCGGGTTCTTCCTGAACGGCGTGCACAACGTCATCATCCGCAACCTCACCATCCGCGACTCCTACGTGCCCGGCGACTGGGACGGCAAGACCAAGGACTACGACGGCGTGCAGATGGACGGCGCCCACCACGTGTGGATCGACCACAACCACTTCACCCGCACCGGCGACGGCCTGCTCGACATCCGCAAGGACAGCGACTACGTCACCGTCTCCTGGAACGTCTTCAGCGACCACAACAAGGCCGTCGGCGTCGGCTGGACCCCCAACGTGGTGACCAAGGTGACCCTCCACCACAACTGGATCCGCGGCACCCACCAGCGCAACGCCAGCATCGACAACACCCAGGCCGCGCACTGGTACAACAACTACGTCCAGGACACCGCGATGTACGGCACGATGATCCGCGGCGGCGGCCGCCTGGTCGTCGAGAACAGCTACTACAAGTCGGTGCCCGACCCGATCGTGGCCAAGGACCCCGCCTCCCAGGTGGTCCAGCGCGGCAACGTCTTCGACGGCACCCGGGGCCGCACCGACAACGTGGGCGCTGCCTTCGACCCGTCCGCCTACTACGCCTACAGGCTCGACCCCACAGACCGGGTGCCCGCCATCGTCACTCACGGCGCCGGACCGCTCGGCGGGCAGCGTCCCGAGCCACGCGAGATCACCGTCGCGCTCGACGGCACCGGCGACTTCGCCAGCGTCCAGGCCGCCGTCGGCGCGGCCCCCCGCGGCGCGGTGATCACCGTCAAGGCGGGCGTCTACCGGGAGATGGTCCGGGTGTGGGCGGGCAGCAGGGACCTCACGATCAAGGGCGCGACCGGAAACCCGCAGGACGTGGTCATCACCTACGAGCTGCCCGCGAACGGCGCGAAGTTCTACGGCGGCACGTGGGGGACCACGGACAGCGCCACCTTCGGCGTGCTCGGCAGCGGCATCACCGTCAAGGACGTCACCCTGCAGAACGCCTACGACGAGTCCCTCGCCGCCGGCCCGGCACCGGCCGTGCAGGCCGCCGGTGACCGGGTCACCTTCAAGGGCACCCGGTTCCTCGGCAACGAGGGCGTCTACCAGGCGGACGGCCGCGCCTACCTGCGAGACTGCCACGTGGAAGGCGACGTGGACATCGTCCGCGGCCAGGGCACCGCCGTCCTGGACCGGTGCGTGATCAAGTCGCTCGGCGCCGGCACCGTGACGGCGGGCGGCTCCTTCCTCATCGCCGGCAGCCGGCTGGAAGGCGATGCGGCCAAGTCCGTCTCCCTGGGACGCTCCGGCGCCGGCGCTCACGTCGTGGTCCGCGACTCCTGGCTCGGTGCGCACGTCAAGGACGACCCGTGGGAGGGCGAGGGCCGCTTCGCCGAATACCGCAACACCGGGCCCGGCGCGGCCGTCAACGCCGACCGGCCGCAGCTCACCGACGACGAGGCCCGCGCGTACACGGTCCGGGCCTTCCTGGGGCATTGGACTCCTTAATCAGTGCGGTCGCGTTGGGCGGCGTACAAGTCGGTGACGTGGGGGCGTGAGCCCTGCTGGACGATGAGGTTCTCCAGGTCGCCGGTGAAGTCCGGGGGAAGCTCGCTGTCGGTGCCGTTGGTGCCCTGGACGCCCACCGTCACGCTGCGGGGTGCGACGTCGGCGATCGTCACGGCGTACGCGCTGCCGCTGGTGACGCGGACGTTCCAGTGCGCGATCCGGGCGCCGAACAGCGGGCCGGACGCGCCCGAGCCGCCGACACGGCCGTTGTTCACCATGGTGATGTCGGTCCGGGCGTTCTCGAACGGCAGCGCCCGGTGGGTGTCGAAGGTGCCCTCGGCCATCCGGCCGCGCCGCCAGACGTTGCCGGACGACAGGCCCTCCAGATTGAGTCCGTGGTGGACGGCGCCGGACGGCACCGGCACGGTGAACGCCTCGATCTCGAAGTCGTCGACGAGGTTGTCGTGCGACTGCATCCGGCAGGCGAAGCTGTGATGCGCGGCCCGGCCGCCCACGACGACTCTGGACAGGGTGGTCGACTTGGCGTAGGTGAAGCCGAAGCCGAGGTCGCAGTTCTCCACGCGTACGTCGCTCGCCCAGCAGTCGTGCACGGCCTGGAAGCACACCCCGTTCGAGCCGGGATGTTTGTTGTGCGCGGTCATCGCGACCGGCTCGTTGCGGATGGTCAGCTGCTCGACGCCGCTGTCGTGGACGGTCGGGCCGAGCGCGCGCAGGCGGGCCGGCCAGCCGGGGCGCAGGTCGTACTTGAGCGGTTGGGCCAGGACGACCAGCCGGTCGCCGAGGATCGCCTCGATGCGGACGGGCCACTGAAGGGAGGCGTACTGCACGTACTGGCCGCCGGAGCCGGTGACGAGCTGCGGCGCGCGGCGCGGCCAGTCGTACGATCGGGCGCCGGGGATCTCCCCGGCCAGGTGCGTCAGCAGGCTCGCGTCCGGCGGG from Nonomuraea polychroma encodes the following:
- a CDS encoding RICIN domain-containing protein — encoded protein: MFVRKHAGLALLTAIAWWSAPPAAQADVPVPGGVYQLKVTKSGMCLDVVGGSVDNGALLQQWGCSGATWQQFTLRSAGSGIYNLVNVNSGRCVDVPSGSTTSGVRLQQWGCGDGTKPNQQWRLTPSGTGTYQIISVASGLCMSDQGASTSSGAAIIQETCTANTNKQWLFTPAGGHAWSDNADGFAATSGNGLTTTTGGAGGATVTVTTYADLVRYATASAPYIIKVGGPITVTPYGTEIKVASNKTIVGVGTSGHIVNGGFFLGAGVSNVIIRNLTIRDTRMADDDPGDDLYDYDGIQMDTAHHIWIDHNYITRMNDGLIDSRKDNSYLTVSWNVLADNNKTFGIGWTENVTARMTIHHNWFRGTNSRNPSTDNVAYAHLYNNYLQNVTGYGNYARGATKMVIENSYYDTVKDPYYKDDAAQLRQSGSIVVNSSGQQETGGSAFTPSSFYSYTLNPAANVPSLLRTYAGPQATIGT
- a CDS encoding pectinesterase family protein → MKRPTLLVLLAVVLAAAVPSPATADTPWSGRADGFAGLNALGVDGTTGGAAGPTVTVDNQADLERYATAAEPYVIKVRGSIRMEPYGKEIAVASDKSIVGDGVGAEIVQGGFFLNGVHNVIIRNLTIRDSYVPGDWDGKTKDYDGVQMDGAHHVWIDHNHFTRTGDGLLDIRKDSDYVTVSWNVFSDHNKAVGVGWTPNVVTKVTLHHNWIRGTHQRNASIDNTQAAHWYNNYVQDTAMYGTMIRGGGRLVVENSYYKSVPDPIVAKDPASQVVQRGNVFDGTRGRTDNVGAAFDPSAYYAYRLDPTDRVPAIVTHGAGPLGGQRPEPREITVALDGTGDFASVQAAVGAAPRGAVITVKAGVYREMVRVWAGSRDLTIKGATGNPQDVVITYELPANGAKFYGGTWGTTDSATFGVLGSGITVKDVTLQNAYDESLAAGPAPAVQAAGDRVTFKGTRFLGNEGVYQADGRAYLRDCHVEGDVDIVRGQGTAVLDRCVIKSLGAGTVTAGGSFLIAGSRLEGDAAKSVSLGRSGAGAHVVVRDSWLGAHVKDDPWEGEGRFAEYRNTGPGAAVNADRPQLTDDEARAYTVRAFLGHWTP
- a CDS encoding glycosyl hydrolase family 28-related protein, coding for MRQDLSKLSRRALVGGAAAAIAAPALATGTATRAEAARASGRPADASLLEEWAQAPGSHPVIPDISRAGYRLGSRLPRPNVVTRVTDHGARADGSTDCAPAFNAALRAAGERGGGVVLVPRGTYLLSSPVFMHWSNVVLRGAGRETTVLHFSRTLDDGYRPARQSNGNSRWSWTGGQVWFIAAERRARSEAEDFAGTEGWLLGDTLAEVGAASRGQRTLLVSSTSGLRPGDMVMLECDNPPDASLLTHLAGEIPGARSYDWPRRAPQLVTGSGGQYVQYASLQWPVRIEAILGDRLVVLAQPLKYDLRPGWPARLRALGPTVHDSGVEQLTIRNEPVAMTAHNKHPGSNGVCFQAVHDCWASDVRVENCDLGFGFTYAKSTTLSRVVVGGRAAHHSFACRMQSHDNLVDDFEIEAFTVPVPSGAVHHGLNLEGLSSGNVWRRGRMAEGTFDTHRALPFENARTDITMVNNGRVGGSGASGPLFGARIAHWNVRVTSGSAYAVTIADVAPRSVTVGVQGTNGTDSELPPDFTGDLENLIVQQGSRPHVTDLYAAQRDRTD